A single genomic interval of Halichondria panicea chromosome 2, odHalPani1.1, whole genome shotgun sequence harbors:
- the LOC135331301 gene encoding sideroflexin-5-like isoform X3, translated as MANKYPPFVFGQPRFDQSSFQGRLRHFLDVVDPRTLFTSERKLKDSVKLLDDFKKGTLVSGVSNKEVTGLLLPSQGFAQMIFWQWLNQSHNACVNYANRNASKPTPTSRFVQGYVGAVSAAIGIAVSLNALLQKADKFSPAKKMMVQRFIPYPAVACASTINTVLMRNHELTEGIEVVDDKGNVVGTSKIAAKKAVTQTAITRFVLPAPILVIPPIIMTAIEKTDFIRKFPKMHLPIQAMVCTVCFGLALPASIALFPQIIEIDVTNLEPEFREKTSRQTLFFNKGL; from the exons ATGGCTAACAAGTATCCACCATTTGTGTTTGGGCAGCCAAGATTCGACCAG TCATCTTTCCAGGGTCGGCTGAGACATTTCTTGGATGTTGTCGATCCACGAACACTGTTTACCTCTGAG cgaAAGCTCAAAGATTCTGTGAAGTTGCTTGATGATTTTAAGAAGGGTACACTTGTTTCCGGAGTCTCCAACAAAGAG GTGACTGGACTTCTGTTACCCAGCCAAGGCTTTGCACAGATGATCTTCTGGCAG TGGCTGAACCAAAGTCACAATGCCTGCGTCAACTATGCCAACAGAAATGCCAGCAAG ccCACCCCCACTAGTCGGTTTGTTCAAGGCTACGTGGGAGCAGTCAGTGCTGCTATCGGAATAGCT GTGAGCCTCAACGCACTTCTTCAGAAGGCCGACAAGTTCTCCCCTGCCAAGAAAATGATggtgcagcggttcatcccgTATCCTGCCGTGGCGTGTGCCAGTACCATCAACACTGTGCTCATGAGGAACCATGAACTGACAGAGGGAATAGAGGTGGTAGATGACAAGGGGAACGTTGTCGGAACCTCCAAAATTGCCGCCAAGAAG GCTGTGACTCAGACGGCCATAACGAGGTTTGTCCTGCCTGCCCCCATTCTAGTCATCCCTCCCATCATCATGACTGCTATTGAGAA GACTGACTTTATTCGTAAGTTCCCAAAGATGCATCTGCCCATTCAAGCGATGGTGTGCACGGTATGTTTTGGACTGGCCCTCCCAGCCTCCATAGCACTCTTCCCACAAATCATAGAG ATTGATGTTACAAATTTGGAGCCTGAATTTCGAGAGAAGACTTCAAGGCAGACACTGTTTTTTAACAAAGGACTTTGA
- the LOC135331301 gene encoding sideroflexin-5-like isoform X1, which yields MANKYPPFVFGQPRFDQSSFQGRLRHFLDVVDPRTLFTSERKLKDSVKLLDDFKKGTLVSGVSNKELWEAQKIKQAIIHPDTGEKIFMPFRMSGFVPFGTITVTGLLLPSQGFAQMIFWQWLNQSHNACVNYANRNASKPTPTSRFVQGYVGAVSAAIGIAVSLNALLQKADKFSPAKKMMVQRFIPYPAVACASTINTVLMRNHELTEGIEVVDDKGNVVGTSKIAAKKAVTQTAITRFVLPAPILVIPPIIMTAIEKTDFIRKFPKMHLPIQAMVCTVCFGLALPASIALFPQIIEIDVTNLEPEFREKTSRQTLFFNKGL from the exons ATGGCTAACAAGTATCCACCATTTGTGTTTGGGCAGCCAAGATTCGACCAG TCATCTTTCCAGGGTCGGCTGAGACATTTCTTGGATGTTGTCGATCCACGAACACTGTTTACCTCTGAG cgaAAGCTCAAAGATTCTGTGAAGTTGCTTGATGATTTTAAGAAGGGTACACTTGTTTCCGGAGTCTCCAACAAAGAG ctctggGAGGCTCAGAAAATCAAAcag gcAATCATCCACCCTGACACTGGTGAGAAGATCTTCATGCCGTTTAGAATGTCTGGATTCGTACCATTTGGAACAATTACA GTGACTGGACTTCTGTTACCCAGCCAAGGCTTTGCACAGATGATCTTCTGGCAG TGGCTGAACCAAAGTCACAATGCCTGCGTCAACTATGCCAACAGAAATGCCAGCAAG ccCACCCCCACTAGTCGGTTTGTTCAAGGCTACGTGGGAGCAGTCAGTGCTGCTATCGGAATAGCT GTGAGCCTCAACGCACTTCTTCAGAAGGCCGACAAGTTCTCCCCTGCCAAGAAAATGATggtgcagcggttcatcccgTATCCTGCCGTGGCGTGTGCCAGTACCATCAACACTGTGCTCATGAGGAACCATGAACTGACAGAGGGAATAGAGGTGGTAGATGACAAGGGGAACGTTGTCGGAACCTCCAAAATTGCCGCCAAGAAG GCTGTGACTCAGACGGCCATAACGAGGTTTGTCCTGCCTGCCCCCATTCTAGTCATCCCTCCCATCATCATGACTGCTATTGAGAA GACTGACTTTATTCGTAAGTTCCCAAAGATGCATCTGCCCATTCAAGCGATGGTGTGCACGGTATGTTTTGGACTGGCCCTCCCAGCCTCCATAGCACTCTTCCCACAAATCATAGAG ATTGATGTTACAAATTTGGAGCCTGAATTTCGAGAGAAGACTTCAAGGCAGACACTGTTTTTTAACAAAGGACTTTGA
- the LOC135331301 gene encoding sideroflexin-5-like isoform X2 has translation MANKYPPFVFGQPRFDQSSFQGRLRHFLDVVDPRTLFTSERKLKDSVKLLDDFKKGTLVSGVSNKEAIIHPDTGEKIFMPFRMSGFVPFGTITVTGLLLPSQGFAQMIFWQWLNQSHNACVNYANRNASKPTPTSRFVQGYVGAVSAAIGIAVSLNALLQKADKFSPAKKMMVQRFIPYPAVACASTINTVLMRNHELTEGIEVVDDKGNVVGTSKIAAKKAVTQTAITRFVLPAPILVIPPIIMTAIEKTDFIRKFPKMHLPIQAMVCTVCFGLALPASIALFPQIIEIDVTNLEPEFREKTSRQTLFFNKGL, from the exons ATGGCTAACAAGTATCCACCATTTGTGTTTGGGCAGCCAAGATTCGACCAG TCATCTTTCCAGGGTCGGCTGAGACATTTCTTGGATGTTGTCGATCCACGAACACTGTTTACCTCTGAG cgaAAGCTCAAAGATTCTGTGAAGTTGCTTGATGATTTTAAGAAGGGTACACTTGTTTCCGGAGTCTCCAACAAAGAG gcAATCATCCACCCTGACACTGGTGAGAAGATCTTCATGCCGTTTAGAATGTCTGGATTCGTACCATTTGGAACAATTACA GTGACTGGACTTCTGTTACCCAGCCAAGGCTTTGCACAGATGATCTTCTGGCAG TGGCTGAACCAAAGTCACAATGCCTGCGTCAACTATGCCAACAGAAATGCCAGCAAG ccCACCCCCACTAGTCGGTTTGTTCAAGGCTACGTGGGAGCAGTCAGTGCTGCTATCGGAATAGCT GTGAGCCTCAACGCACTTCTTCAGAAGGCCGACAAGTTCTCCCCTGCCAAGAAAATGATggtgcagcggttcatcccgTATCCTGCCGTGGCGTGTGCCAGTACCATCAACACTGTGCTCATGAGGAACCATGAACTGACAGAGGGAATAGAGGTGGTAGATGACAAGGGGAACGTTGTCGGAACCTCCAAAATTGCCGCCAAGAAG GCTGTGACTCAGACGGCCATAACGAGGTTTGTCCTGCCTGCCCCCATTCTAGTCATCCCTCCCATCATCATGACTGCTATTGAGAA GACTGACTTTATTCGTAAGTTCCCAAAGATGCATCTGCCCATTCAAGCGATGGTGTGCACGGTATGTTTTGGACTGGCCCTCCCAGCCTCCATAGCACTCTTCCCACAAATCATAGAG ATTGATGTTACAAATTTGGAGCCTGAATTTCGAGAGAAGACTTCAAGGCAGACACTGTTTTTTAACAAAGGACTTTGA
- the LOC135331291 gene encoding dual specificity protein phosphatase 1-like, translated as MLSLLSVSPMEAELSPISVDCLARELEGCCLVLLVDIRPSSQHCSSHIQSSENINFTNILLRRLTKGVVKLNTHVSNQELVEKLTQRDPSCTKLVLYDNTSKKGCIKSELTKHAEVLYKTCSQSTSTQVYYLDGGFTAFSEHYPTLCEANSPKSSHAPIGISLSASLPINFARSATRQQPQRAQTPLEDEASRFGPPVEILPFLVLGCARDSSNLALLREHDVTAVLNVSHNCVSHFKELFEYKIIPVQDSHQADLLSQLDTAFEFIDSIKAKGGKVFVHCHAGISRSATVCIAYIMKHRELSLSKSYDFVKQKRPCISPNLHFMGQLLTYEKGLQEESPNKDSALFFEPSLPMDIESIPVSIIATPHEQPMSGVDRGFSLRLPLQFTSISDRKCRLKRKVPSASAPTSVDIPSVPEVDETTTPSNPKSIRTSIEIPSYNYELMGQFYSSTDGMLYPVKSVQIQTGSLPATPVESPRHMPTLTTCRTQIMNLQSSLGNSKPLDTSLSPCRVVACNGGRYV; from the exons ATGCTGTCTCTATTATCTGTAAGCCCAATGGAAGCCGAGCTCTCCCCAATCAGTGTGGACTGTCTTGCAAGAGAACTGGAAGGATGCTGTTTAGTACTACTGGTAGACATCAGACCAAGCTCACAGCACTGCAGCAGCCATATACAGAGCTCAGAGAATATTAACTTCACTAACATACTGCTCAGGAGACTCACGAAAGGAGTCGTGAAGCTGAACACACACGTATCAAACCAAGAGCTTGTGGAGAAGCTCACGCAGCGGGACCCAAGCTGCACCAAACTAGTACTCTACGACAACACTTCCAAGAAAGGATGCATCAAGTCTGAGCTCACCAAGCATGCAGAGGTGCTGTACAAGACGTGCAGTCAGTCGACTTCCACTCAAGTATACTACCTGGATG GTGGATTCACTGCCTTCTCTGAGCACTACCCCACCCTCTGCGAGGCGAACTCACCCAAGAGCTCCCACGCACCTATTGGGATCTCACTCAGTGCCAGTCTCCCGATTAACTTTGCACGTTCTGCCACTCGACAACAACCACAAAGAGCACAGACTCCCCTGGAGGACGAAGCCAGTCGGTTTGGACCCCCTGTGGAGATCTTACCATTCCTTGTATTGGGGTGTGCAAGAGACTCGAGCAACTTGGCATTGCTACGGGAACACGATGTGACCGCAGTTCTTAATGTGTCCCACAACTGTGTCAGCCATTTTAAGGAGTTGTTTGAGTACAAGATAATCCCTGTGCAAGACTCGCATCAAGCCGACCTCCTCTCACAACTGGACACAGCATTCGAGTTTATAG ATTCGATTAAGGCCAAAGGTGGCAAAGTGTTTGTACACTGTCATGCTGGAATCTCGAGATCAGCCACAGTCTGTATCGCATACATTATGAAACACAGGGAACTGAGTCTATCAAAATCCTACGACTTTGTGAAGCAGAAGCGACCATGCATCTCACCGAACCTTCACTTCATGGGACAGCTGTTAACATACGAAAAAGGTCTCCAAGAAGAATCTCCTAATAAAGATTCTGCTCTGTTCTTTGAACCCTCTCTTCCAATGGACATTGAGAGTATTCCTGTCTCTATCATAGCTACTCCTCACGAGCAGCCCATGTCTGGTGTTGACCGAGGCTTCAGTCTGCGTCTACCACTCCAGTTCACGTCTATTAGTGACAGAAAGTGTCGCTTAAAGAGAAAAGTACCGTCTGCAAGTGCTCCCACTTCAGTAGATATTCCTTCTGTACCAGAAGTGGATGAAACGACGACACCTTCTAACCCCAAATCGATTAGAACGTCTATTGAGATACCCTCATACAACTACGAGCTAATGGGACAATTCTACAGCAGTACAGATGGTATGCTCTACCCTGTGAAGAGTGTGCAGATACAAACAGGCAGTCTACCAGCCACTCCAGTGGAGAGCCCTCGCCATATGCCCACACTGACAACGTGCAGAACTCAAATAATGAACTTACAATCAAGTTTAGGCAATTCAAAACCTTTGGACACTTCACTTAGCCCCTGTAGAGTTGTTGCTTGTAATGGTGGTCGTTATGTTTAG